A window from Flavobacterium gyeonganense encodes these proteins:
- a CDS encoding ABC transporter ATP-binding protein — protein sequence MLDIQNISFSYTDKPVIKNVSFSINKGQNIAIIGESGCGKSTLLKLIYGLYDLDEGKIFYEEKPVLGPKYNLIPGMPYMKYLAQDFDLSPYETVAENVGKFLSNGFANMKKLRVQELLEMVEMEQFSNVKAKFLSGGQQQRVALVRVLALEPEVILLDEPFSQIDAFRKNALRRNLFRYLKQKKITCIIATHDSTDALSFANEAIVMRNGEIITKGNPAEIYTNPSSKYVASLFGEVNEIPTHLLRLSEDETEKLLVYPHQLIMVEHSDLEVKVRRTYFRGNHYLIETVYKRQLIFFENEFDLPLEITIFLGLNT from the coding sequence ATGCTTGACATTCAAAATATTTCATTTTCGTATACCGATAAACCCGTTATAAAAAACGTTTCTTTTAGCATAAATAAAGGTCAAAACATTGCTATTATTGGTGAAAGTGGCTGTGGAAAAAGTACGCTTTTAAAACTTATATATGGACTGTATGATCTGGATGAAGGAAAAATTTTTTACGAGGAGAAACCAGTTTTAGGTCCAAAATATAACTTAATACCTGGAATGCCTTACATGAAATATCTGGCACAGGATTTCGATTTATCACCTTATGAAACGGTAGCTGAAAACGTAGGGAAGTTTCTTTCTAATGGTTTTGCCAATATGAAAAAGCTGCGTGTTCAGGAGCTTTTGGAAATGGTTGAGATGGAGCAGTTTTCAAATGTTAAAGCAAAATTTTTAAGTGGCGGACAGCAGCAAAGAGTAGCATTAGTTCGTGTTTTGGCATTAGAACCTGAAGTAATTTTGCTTGATGAACCTTTTAGCCAGATTGATGCTTTTAGAAAAAATGCTTTACGCCGAAATTTGTTCCGGTATTTAAAGCAGAAAAAAATTACCTGTATTATTGCTACACATGACAGTACAGATGCTTTATCATTTGCCAATGAAGCTATTGTTATGCGTAATGGAGAAATTATCACCAAAGGAAATCCTGCAGAAATTTATACAAATCCATCTTCGAAATACGTAGCTTCTCTTTTTGGAGAAGTTAACGAGATTCCTACTCACTTATTACGACTTTCCGAAGATGAAACTGAAAAATTGTTAGTTTATCCGCATCAGTTAATTATGGTTGAGCATTCTGATTTGGAAGTTAAAGTAAGAAGAACCTATTTTAGAGGAAATCACTATTTGATTGAAACTGTTTACAAAAGACAATTGATATTTTTTGAGAACGAGTTTGATCTACCTCTTGAAATAACTATTTTCTTGGGGCTTAATACTTAA
- a CDS encoding lipocalin family protein encodes MKKFIFICMMSTILFACKSASSTNASTEATELSKKLDRPTQVAIKGNWVLTNVSYAGSDYIKVNSFDLADSKCFIGSTWNFISNNNKGTMTLNSPSCTAFTSPIVWSINNQGFFVLKIVDPGTKSKNVRTGYLLKVAGLTDNSFQLIDTINVGGQSKDVTYQFQRAN; translated from the coding sequence ATGAAGAAATTTATTTTCATTTGCATGATGTCCACGATCTTATTTGCGTGTAAATCAGCTTCATCAACTAATGCTTCTACAGAAGCAACAGAACTTTCAAAGAAACTTGACAGACCAACTCAAGTTGCTATCAAAGGAAATTGGGTACTTACAAATGTTTCTTATGCCGGATCTGATTACATTAAAGTAAATTCTTTTGATCTTGCAGATTCTAAATGTTTTATTGGTAGTACCTGGAATTTTATTTCGAACAATAATAAAGGTACAATGACATTGAATTCTCCGAGTTGTACAGCATTTACTTCTCCAATTGTCTGGAGTATTAATAATCAGGGATTTTTTGTGTTGAAAATTGTTGATCCGGGAACAAAATCAAAAAATGTAAGAACAGGATATTTGCTAAAAGTGGCAGGATTAACTGATAATTCATTTCAGTTGATCGATACAATTAATGTTGGTGGACAATCTAAAGATGTCACTTACCAATTTCAAAGAGCTAATTAA
- a CDS encoding OmpA family protein, which produces MKKITVLGLSSLLILVSLFASCDSVKNANNTQKGAGIGAVAGGVIGAVLGNNLGKGGNAALGAAIGAAVGGGTGALIGNKMDKQAREIDQALPGADVERVGEGIHLTLNENAVRFDTNKSTLTSQAKANLDKLVPVFNEYGDTDIQIFGYTDNTGKPEYNLTLSGQRAASVKAYLVSKGLQSSRFKTSGLGIADPIASNETVEGRSQNRRVEFAITANDKMVNEAKAQAGK; this is translated from the coding sequence ATGAAAAAGATAACAGTTTTAGGATTGAGCAGCTTACTTATATTAGTTAGTTTATTTGCAAGCTGCGATTCAGTTAAAAATGCTAATAATACTCAAAAGGGAGCCGGAATTGGTGCCGTTGCAGGAGGTGTAATTGGAGCTGTATTAGGAAATAATTTAGGTAAAGGAGGAAACGCTGCTCTGGGAGCTGCAATTGGAGCTGCTGTTGGTGGAGGTACGGGAGCACTTATTGGAAATAAAATGGACAAGCAGGCTCGTGAAATTGATCAGGCTTTGCCAGGTGCTGATGTAGAACGTGTAGGTGAAGGTATTCACTTAACTCTTAACGAAAATGCTGTTCGCTTTGATACCAATAAATCAACTTTGACTTCACAGGCAAAAGCAAACTTAGATAAATTAGTTCCGGTATTTAATGAGTACGGAGATACTGATATTCAAATTTTTGGATATACGGACAATACTGGTAAACCAGAATATAATTTAACTCTTTCAGGACAAAGAGCTGCATCTGTAAAAGCTTATTTAGTTTCAAAAGGATTACAATCAAGCCGTTTTAAAACATCAGGTTTAGGAATTGCTGATCCAATTGCATCTAATGAAACTGTTGAAGGAAGATCTCAAAACCGTCGTGTTGAGTTTGCAATTACTGCAAATGATAAAATGGTCAATGAAGCTAAAGCGCAGGCTGGAAAATAA
- the htpG gene encoding molecular chaperone HtpG, producing the protein MTTGKINVSVENIFPLIKKFLYSDHEIFLRELVSNGTDATLKLKHLISIGEAKVEYGNPIIEVKVDKEGKKIHIIDQGLGMTADEVEKYINQVAFSGAEEFLDKYKDSAKDSGIIGHFGLGFYSAFMVAEKVEIITKSYKDEPAAHWTCDGSPEFTLEPADKTTRGTEIILHIAEDSLEFLEDSKISGLLNKYNKFMPIPIKFGTRTETLPKPEDAPEDYVNETVETDNIINNPNPAWTKQPSELSDEDYKNFYRELYPMQFEEPLFNIHLNVDYPFNLTGILYFPKLGSDMQIQKDKIQLYQNQVYVTDNIEGIVPEFLTMLKGVIDSPDIPLNVSRSGLQADGAVKKISNYITRKVADKLKALFNENRSDFEQKWNDIKIVLEYGMLSEDKFYEKAGAFVLYPTVDDTYFTLEELKEKIKENQTDKDGKLVVLYAGNKDAQHSYIQTAKEKGYEVLLLDSPIISHLIQKIEGDNRGLTFVRVDSDHIDNLIKKDENKISKLSDEEKETLKTSLEAYIPKAYSVQLEAMDSQAAPFIITQPEFMRRMKEMSQSGGGGMFGMGNMPEMYNLVVNTNSDLASNILNTEDKLTQENLVKQALDLAKLSQNLLKGEELTAFVKRSFDLIK; encoded by the coding sequence ATGACAACAGGTAAAATTAATGTTTCTGTAGAAAACATCTTTCCCTTAATCAAAAAGTTCTTATATAGCGATCACGAAATCTTTTTACGTGAGCTGGTATCGAATGGTACAGATGCTACTTTAAAATTAAAACACCTGATTAGCATTGGGGAAGCAAAAGTAGAGTACGGAAATCCAATTATTGAAGTTAAAGTGGACAAAGAAGGTAAAAAAATCCACATTATTGATCAAGGTTTAGGAATGACTGCTGATGAAGTTGAAAAATACATCAATCAGGTAGCTTTCTCTGGTGCTGAGGAATTTTTAGATAAATATAAAGACTCTGCGAAAGATTCCGGAATCATCGGACATTTTGGTCTTGGCTTCTACTCTGCTTTTATGGTGGCTGAAAAAGTTGAAATCATTACAAAATCGTATAAAGATGAACCAGCTGCACACTGGACTTGTGACGGAAGCCCCGAATTTACTTTAGAACCAGCTGACAAAACTACACGTGGTACTGAAATTATTTTGCATATTGCAGAAGATTCTTTAGAATTCTTAGAAGATTCAAAAATCAGTGGTTTATTGAATAAATACAACAAGTTCATGCCTATTCCGATTAAATTTGGAACAAGAACAGAAACACTTCCAAAACCAGAAGATGCCCCTGAAGATTACGTTAATGAAACAGTTGAAACTGACAACATCATTAATAATCCAAATCCTGCCTGGACAAAACAACCTTCTGAATTATCTGATGAAGATTACAAAAACTTCTACAGAGAATTATATCCAATGCAATTTGAAGAACCATTATTTAACATTCACTTAAATGTAGATTATCCATTTAACTTAACAGGGATTTTATACTTTCCTAAATTAGGTTCTGATATGCAAATTCAGAAAGATAAAATTCAATTGTACCAAAATCAGGTTTACGTTACCGACAATATTGAAGGAATTGTACCTGAATTTTTAACTATGTTAAAAGGAGTTATCGATTCTCCGGATATTCCATTGAATGTCTCTCGCTCAGGATTACAAGCTGATGGTGCAGTAAAGAAAATTTCAAATTATATTACTCGTAAAGTTGCCGATAAATTAAAAGCATTATTTAATGAAAACCGATCTGATTTTGAGCAAAAATGGAACGATATCAAAATTGTTTTAGAGTATGGAATGCTATCTGAGGATAAATTCTATGAAAAGGCTGGTGCATTTGTATTGTACCCAACTGTAGATGACACCTATTTTACTCTTGAAGAATTAAAAGAAAAGATAAAAGAAAATCAAACAGATAAAGACGGGAAACTGGTAGTTCTATATGCAGGAAATAAAGATGCTCAGCACTCTTATATTCAAACAGCAAAAGAAAAGGGATATGAAGTATTACTTTTAGATTCTCCGATTATTTCACACTTAATTCAAAAAATAGAAGGTGACAACAGAGGTTTAACTTTCGTTCGTGTAGATTCTGATCACATTGATAACCTAATCAAAAAAGACGAAAACAAAATTTCTAAATTATCTGATGAAGAAAAAGAAACTTTGAAAACTTCATTAGAAGCTTACATTCCAAAAGCATACTCTGTTCAATTAGAAGCGATGGACAGCCAGGCAGCACCATTTATTATCACACAGCCAGAATTTATGCGCAGAATGAAAGAAATGAGCCAGTCTGGTGGTGGCGGAATGTTTGGAATGGGTAACATGCCGGAAATGTACAATTTAGTGGTAAACACTAACTCTGATTTAGCTTCGAACATTTTAAATACTGAAGATAAATTAACTCAGGAAAATTTGGTCAAACAAGCTTTAGATCTTGCCAAATTATCTCAAAACTTATTAAAAGGAGAAGAACTTACAGCTTTTGTAAAAAGAAGTTTTGATTTAATTAAATAA
- a CDS encoding pirin family protein, with protein MSNISLIIEERAANIGNFMVGRLLPFREKRAVGPFVFIDHMGPAHLNQYQNMDVPPHPHIGLSTLTFLFEGSIMHRDSLGTELEIKPGAVNWMTAGKGIVHSERTPEHLRHSDKMLHGLQIWVALPKELEQMDPNFTHVEAQDIPAWEENGISYKLIAGEAFGKKSPVPVYSPLYFIEIKSKEAQKINIGKDLFGESGLYILEGSITSGGHVYDPKQILITNDSTLCEFEIAANSTVYIFGGQPFPEEHFIFWNFVSSDKNLIEKAKQDWTAQTFPKVPGETEFVPLPEPIIK; from the coding sequence ATGTCAAATATCAGTTTAATTATCGAGGAACGTGCTGCCAACATTGGCAATTTTATGGTAGGCAGATTATTACCTTTCCGTGAAAAAAGAGCCGTTGGACCATTTGTATTTATCGATCATATGGGACCTGCTCATTTAAATCAATACCAAAATATGGATGTTCCGCCGCATCCGCATATTGGACTTTCTACACTCACTTTTTTGTTTGAAGGAAGCATTATGCATCGCGATAGTTTAGGAACTGAATTAGAAATAAAACCAGGTGCCGTAAACTGGATGACAGCAGGAAAAGGTATTGTTCATTCTGAGAGAACTCCCGAACATCTAAGACATTCAGACAAAATGCTTCACGGATTGCAAATTTGGGTGGCACTTCCGAAAGAACTGGAACAGATGGATCCTAATTTCACTCACGTTGAGGCTCAGGATATTCCTGCCTGGGAAGAAAATGGCATTTCATATAAACTGATTGCCGGTGAAGCTTTCGGAAAAAAATCTCCTGTTCCTGTTTACAGTCCTTTATATTTTATCGAAATTAAAAGCAAAGAAGCTCAAAAAATCAATATCGGAAAAGATTTATTCGGCGAAAGTGGTTTGTATATTTTAGAAGGGAGCATTACAAGCGGTGGACACGTTTACGATCCAAAACAAATTTTGATTACAAATGACAGTACGCTTTGTGAATTTGAAATTGCAGCCAATTCAACTGTATATATTTTTGGTGGACAACCTTTTCCTGAAGAACATTTTATCTTTTGGAATTTCGTATCTTCTGATAAAAACCTTATCGAGAAAGCCAAACAAGACTGGACAGCACAGACTTTCCCAAAAGTTCCGGGAGAAACGGAATTTGTCCCATTACCAGAACCAATAATTAAATAA
- a CDS encoding GNAT family N-acetyltransferase, with amino-acid sequence MEIKQINDIKRGYFEAIEDDKQAGKMTYTWAGDAKFIIDHTEVNEEFNGKGVGKKLVMAAVDYARNNGLKIIPLCPFAKSVFDKTEDIHDVLFR; translated from the coding sequence ATGGAAATTAAACAAATAAACGATATCAAAAGAGGCTATTTTGAAGCTATAGAAGACGACAAACAAGCTGGAAAAATGACCTATACCTGGGCGGGAGATGCAAAATTCATCATTGACCATACTGAAGTAAATGAAGAATTTAACGGAAAAGGTGTTGGCAAAAAACTAGTTATGGCGGCTGTAGACTACGCCAGAAATAATGGCCTGAAAATTATTCCGCTTTGTCCTTTTGCAAAAAGTGTTTTTGACAAAACAGAAGATATTCATGATGTATTATTCCGTTAA
- the nadC gene encoding carboxylating nicotinate-nucleotide diphosphorylase: MISEAQFQTELQLLISNAIREDVGPGDFSSLACIPDTANGQAKLLVKDQGIIAGVELAKMIFQYVDPKLKVKTFIEDGSHVEYGEVVFEVSGSSQAILKAERVILNTMQRMSAIATKTNHLMQLLEGTDAKILDTRKTTPNFRVAEKWAVKIGGGENHRFALYDMIMLKDNHIDFAGGITLAINKTKEYLKANNLDLKIIVEARNLDEIREILLSDGVHRILIDNFNYEDTKTAVALIGNKCQTESSGNISEKTIREYGLCGVNYISSGALTHSVYNMDLSLKAF, translated from the coding sequence ATGATTAGCGAAGCACAATTTCAAACTGAATTACAACTATTGATAAGTAATGCAATTCGGGAAGATGTAGGTCCGGGAGATTTTAGTTCATTGGCATGTATTCCTGATACTGCAAACGGACAAGCTAAATTATTGGTAAAGGATCAGGGTATAATTGCCGGAGTCGAACTAGCTAAAATGATATTTCAATATGTTGATCCAAAATTGAAAGTTAAAACTTTTATTGAAGACGGTTCTCACGTTGAATATGGTGAAGTTGTTTTTGAAGTTTCAGGAAGTTCACAAGCAATTTTGAAGGCTGAAAGAGTGATTTTGAACACCATGCAGCGCATGTCTGCTATTGCTACCAAAACAAATCATTTGATGCAGCTTTTGGAAGGAACTGATGCTAAAATATTAGATACACGCAAAACAACTCCCAATTTCAGAGTGGCCGAAAAATGGGCAGTAAAAATCGGCGGCGGAGAAAATCATCGTTTTGCTTTGTATGATATGATAATGTTAAAAGATAATCATATTGATTTTGCAGGAGGAATTACATTAGCAATAAATAAAACAAAAGAATATTTGAAAGCTAATAATCTGGATTTAAAGATTATTGTTGAGGCCAGAAATCTGGATGAAATCCGTGAAATCTTATTGAGCGACGGAGTTCACAGAATTTTAATTGATAACTTTAATTATGAAGATACGAAAACGGCCGTAGCATTGATTGGTAATAAATGCCAGACAGAATCTTCAGGCAACATCAGCGAAAAAACGATTCGGGAATATGGACTTTGCGGTGTAAATTATATTTCATCAGGTGCTTTGACACACTCAGTTTATAATATGGACCTTAGTTTAAAAGCTTTCTAG
- a CDS encoding DNA alkylation repair protein: protein MGLIKDIYSVSFYEKFSQAVAEVHPSFHKQRFIDTIYEGNFTQKEWKDRMKHTTVVLHQFMPENFPEAVALIDKIIENLKKNSFTDGNLAFIFFADYVEMNGLDDFETSVKAFVSITKFISCEFAVRPFILKYKEKMIDEMIKWSLHDNPHVRRLASEGSRPRLPWAMAIHFLKKDPTSILPILENLKNDPSEYVRRSVANNLNDIAKDNPGIVLQIASRWKNHSRETDGIIKHGCRTLLKQGHPEILSHYGLESMNIELSSLEIKTPVVKIGDYLQFHFEINNKNEEAKTVRLEYAVYYKKAKGHLAKKVFKISEKNYQPNQLIKIERNQSFKLITTRVFHTGIHHLSIIINGTESEVLEFELIN, encoded by the coding sequence ATGGGATTAATTAAAGACATATACTCCGTTTCTTTTTACGAAAAATTTAGTCAGGCTGTCGCCGAAGTACATCCTTCATTTCACAAACAGAGATTCATCGATACCATTTACGAAGGTAACTTTACTCAAAAAGAATGGAAAGACCGAATGAAGCATACAACAGTTGTTCTACATCAGTTTATGCCTGAAAATTTCCCCGAAGCAGTTGCTCTAATTGACAAAATAATCGAAAACCTAAAGAAAAACAGTTTTACCGATGGCAATCTTGCTTTTATTTTTTTTGCAGATTATGTCGAAATGAACGGTTTAGATGATTTTGAAACTTCAGTAAAAGCTTTCGTTTCCATAACAAAGTTTATAAGCTGCGAATTTGCTGTTCGTCCTTTTATTTTAAAATATAAAGAAAAAATGATTGACGAAATGATAAAATGGTCTCTACATGACAATCCCCATGTACGCCGATTAGCAAGTGAAGGTTCACGACCAAGATTACCATGGGCAATGGCAATTCATTTTCTGAAAAAAGATCCAACTTCTATTCTTCCTATTTTAGAAAATTTAAAAAATGATCCTTCAGAATATGTTCGCAGAAGTGTTGCCAATAATTTGAACGATATTGCAAAAGATAATCCGGGAATCGTACTTCAAATCGCTTCAAGATGGAAAAATCATAGTAGAGAAACTGATGGAATCATCAAACATGGTTGCCGAACTTTATTGAAACAAGGACATCCTGAAATTTTAAGTCATTACGGCTTAGAAAGTATGAATATTGAACTTTCTTCTTTAGAAATCAAAACACCTGTTGTAAAAATTGGAGATTATCTGCAATTTCATTTCGAAATAAACAACAAAAATGAAGAAGCTAAGACTGTTCGTTTAGAATATGCGGTTTATTACAAAAAAGCAAAAGGACATCTGGCAAAGAAAGTGTTTAAAATCAGTGAAAAAAATTATCAACCAAACCAACTAATAAAAATTGAAAGAAACCAGTCTTTTAAACTAATTACGACCCGTGTTTTTCATACTGGAATTCATCACTTATCGATTATAATTAATGGAACGGAGAGTGAAGTTTTAGAATTTGAACTGATTAATTAA
- the dnaN gene encoding DNA polymerase III subunit beta, with amino-acid sequence MKFIVSSSYLLKQLQVLGSVINSNNTLPILDNFLFELNNDELTVSASDLETTMSATLSIDSKSKGSVAVPAKLLLEILKTFPEQPLAFTVEDNNTVEISSNSGKYALAYAAGEEFPKSVNLDDPSVTIVPADVLATAVSKTIFAAGNDDLRPVMSGVFFQFSPEGLTFVATDAHKLVKYARTDVKASQVADFIMPKKPLNILKSILGSSDAEVKIEYNDSNATFSFDNYILMCRLIDGKYPNYEAVIPKENPNRLMIDRSLFLSSVKRVAIFSNKTTHQIRLKIAGAELNVSAEDIDYSNKAEERLTCDYQGDDLQIGFNSRFLTEMLTNLQSDMIMLEMSLPNRAGILTPVDGLEEGETVTMLVMPVMLNS; translated from the coding sequence ATGAAATTTATAGTATCGAGTTCTTACTTATTAAAACAATTACAAGTTTTAGGTAGTGTAATTAACAGTAACAATACGTTGCCTATTTTGGACAACTTCTTATTTGAACTTAATAATGATGAGTTGACAGTTTCTGCTTCAGATCTTGAAACTACAATGTCAGCAACATTATCAATCGATTCTAAGAGTAAGGGAAGTGTAGCTGTTCCAGCAAAACTTTTACTTGAAATTTTAAAAACATTTCCTGAGCAGCCTTTAGCCTTTACAGTTGAAGATAATAACACAGTGGAAATTAGTTCTAATTCAGGAAAGTATGCATTAGCGTATGCTGCCGGAGAAGAATTTCCTAAATCAGTAAATCTTGATGACCCATCTGTGACTATTGTTCCAGCAGATGTATTGGCTACTGCGGTAAGTAAAACTATTTTCGCAGCTGGTAATGATGATTTACGCCCGGTAATGTCTGGAGTTTTCTTCCAGTTTTCACCTGAAGGATTAACTTTCGTTGCTACAGATGCTCATAAATTGGTGAAATATGCACGTACGGATGTAAAAGCATCTCAGGTTGCAGATTTTATTATGCCTAAAAAACCTTTGAATATTTTAAAAAGTATTCTTGGAAGTTCTGATGCAGAAGTAAAAATTGAATATAACGATTCAAATGCAACTTTCTCATTTGATAATTATATTTTGATGTGCCGTTTAATTGATGGGAAGTATCCAAATTACGAAGCGGTGATCCCAAAAGAAAATCCAAACAGATTAATGATTGACCGTTCTTTATTTTTGAGTTCTGTTAAGCGTGTCGCGATTTTCTCAAATAAAACTACGCATCAAATTCGTTTAAAAATCGCTGGAGCTGAATTAAATGTTTCTGCTGAAGATATTGATTATTCAAACAAAGCTGAGGAAAGATTAACTTGCGATTATCAGGGTGATGATCTTCAAATTGGTTTCAATTCACGTTTTTTAACAGAAATGCTGACTAACCTACAATCAGATATGATTATGTTAGAAATGTCATTGCCTAACAGAGCCGGAATCTTAACTCCGGTTGATGGTTTGGAAGAGGGAGAAACTGTTACAATGTTGGTAATGCCTGTAATGTTAAATAGTTAA
- a CDS encoding DsbA family oxidoreductase produces the protein MKIEIWSDIMCPFCYIGKRQLEKALAEFPNEEFEIEWKSFQLDPSITPQKDKDIYTFLAERKGISVEQSKELHKAVVERAKNAGLDYHFEKVIVSNSLTAHRIIHLAKTRKLGDEMEEVFFKAYFTEGKDLNDASTLIDLGIQAGLDKNEVRKVIENESVFLNNLQNDIAEAHQIGVQGVPFFVFDRKYAVSGAQPVEAFVQTINEGRK, from the coding sequence ATGAAAATAGAAATTTGGTCGGATATCATGTGTCCGTTTTGTTATATAGGAAAAAGACAATTAGAAAAGGCTTTAGCGGAATTTCCAAATGAGGAGTTTGAAATTGAATGGAAAAGTTTTCAACTCGATCCGTCAATAACTCCTCAGAAGGACAAGGATATTTATACTTTTTTAGCTGAACGTAAAGGTATTTCAGTTGAGCAGTCAAAAGAATTGCATAAAGCGGTTGTTGAACGTGCAAAAAATGCTGGTTTAGATTATCATTTTGAGAAAGTAATTGTTTCGAATTCACTAACAGCTCATCGGATTATACATTTAGCAAAGACCAGGAAACTCGGTGATGAAATGGAAGAGGTTTTCTTTAAAGCATATTTCACTGAAGGAAAAGATTTAAATGATGCTTCGACTTTAATAGATTTAGGGATTCAGGCAGGTTTAGATAAAAATGAAGTTCGTAAAGTAATAGAAAATGAGAGTGTGTTTTTGAATAATCTGCAAAATGATATTGCTGAAGCACATCAAATTGGAGTACAGGGTGTGCCGTTTTTTGTTTTTGATAGAAAATATGCTGTCTCAGGAGCACAGCCTGTTGAAGCTTTTGTACAAACAATTAATGAAGGCAGGAAATAA
- a CDS encoding YihY/virulence factor BrkB family protein, with translation MSQEIGDRLEKMPVVRFLVRFLKNIKLPWLEGFSLYDLLEMYILGILEGAFSYHASAVSFSFFMALFPFALFILNLIPYIPIEGFQNDFLQFVQQGVPPNTYDAISKIISDILNNSHSGLLSSGFLLSIFLMANGINGILSGFESSKHVFDKRGFFSQYLVAIAISLVMTIILFVTVATIVVFEVFIQKTMIQDVLSDRIPLIILGRYLFVMLMILITTSILLRYGTRQYNKVPFISIGSVFTTVLIVISSFFFGIWVIKFSKYNELYGSIGTLLILMFYIWINCMILLLGFELNASIRKLRQKNK, from the coding sequence ATGTCGCAGGAAATAGGAGATCGACTTGAGAAAATGCCAGTAGTACGTTTTTTAGTTCGATTTTTAAAGAATATAAAATTACCATGGTTAGAAGGTTTTTCGTTATATGATTTACTCGAAATGTATATTTTGGGTATTCTTGAGGGGGCTTTTTCGTACCATGCCAGTGCCGTATCGTTTAGTTTCTTTATGGCTTTATTTCCTTTTGCACTATTCATCCTCAATTTAATTCCCTATATTCCAATTGAAGGATTTCAGAATGATTTTCTGCAATTTGTGCAACAGGGAGTCCCGCCAAATACTTACGATGCTATTAGTAAAATAATAAGTGATATTTTAAATAATAGTCACTCAGGCTTATTGTCATCGGGATTTTTGCTTTCAATTTTTTTGATGGCAAATGGTATTAACGGTATTCTTAGCGGTTTCGAATCGTCTAAGCATGTTTTTGATAAGCGCGGCTTTTTTAGTCAATATTTAGTAGCAATTGCGATTTCACTTGTAATGACGATTATATTATTTGTAACTGTTGCTACAATTGTTGTTTTTGAGGTGTTCATTCAAAAAACGATGATTCAGGATGTGCTGAGCGACCGAATTCCTTTGATTATTTTAGGAAGATATTTATTTGTCATGCTGATGATTTTGATAACAACTTCAATATTATTGCGTTACGGAACCAGACAATATAATAAGGTGCCTTTTATTAGTATCGGTTCGGTTTTTACAACAGTATTAATTGTTATATCTTCGTTCTTTTTTGGGATTTGGGTTATAAAATTTTCAAAATACAACGAACTTTATGGTTCTATTGGCACATTATTAATTCTAATGTTTTATATTTGGATAAACTGTATGATACTGTTGCTGGGGTTTGAACTCAATGCTTCGATTAGGAAATTAAGACAAAAAAATAAATAG
- a CDS encoding OsmC family protein, protein METLSAKIDTRLYRTEITSASGNIVIADEPQEAGGKNLGFSPSELLASALASCTLITLRMYINRKQWNVSEIDIKVDLEKDSEQNISLFTRKIEITGEIDESQRQKLHIIADKCPIHKTLTNTINIQTTII, encoded by the coding sequence ATGGAAACATTATCAGCAAAAATAGATACACGATTGTATCGCACCGAAATAACATCAGCCAGCGGAAATATTGTAATCGCAGACGAACCACAGGAAGCTGGAGGGAAAAATTTAGGTTTTAGTCCGTCTGAACTTTTGGCTTCTGCTTTAGCTTCCTGTACTTTAATCACTTTACGAATGTATATCAACAGAAAACAATGGAATGTTTCGGAAATAGATATCAAAGTAGATTTAGAAAAAGACAGCGAACAAAATATTTCTTTATTCACCCGGAAAATTGAAATAACAGGAGAGATTGATGAAAGCCAAAGACAAAAACTGCATATAATTGCTGATAAGTGTCCAATTCACAAAACACTTACCAACACTATTAACATACAAACAACTATAATTTAA